In Panulirus ornatus isolate Po-2019 chromosome 49, ASM3632096v1, whole genome shotgun sequence, the following proteins share a genomic window:
- the LOC139764328 gene encoding uncharacterized protein isoform X2, whose protein sequence is MDRQSVRQRTKGLSLPRSTSLQLRYERERLELQKRVTEQLVSDVFGLYEKSLFVDLKLEASRGNVYCHQLFFAARVPALWRLLQEIAKFQRPVKKQPESLVCIKLPNVEYKELQKFTRSLYSDDSNRAAGVALKRKLQDTLAVLQQRALLRNNQIRIERLSSDEEHHVQRLILKQLQLGQLSEKRGNIQEVEWFISSNGVQCTYQTSVLSDTDSNSTVTVKPQIIRNSLSTSKSVRPKSSRKICAQKPKSLGNTMNITNHTVVNINKCEIKEKQQVSLSEEVCSNCDNDVQDGTDSSATLTRKGKISLKGPLPTKRSSNDEPSPSGLSNQESPVFNVSMIKELQTSPMQVSGESFQDKLRDKRETSPSHSQKSSNSESTPIDLIYKDEHKGAVVYSNGNAGPFYPESVRVKEGKSHTYSAMSGTKENASTHQANVSRRQQQQQPSQSVSTSKTFLQRKSFSFGAESQDSADMDNNSVSNNGSDHRLSNLHETSSLEVELPSSHEENSSSHDSDESPAVASKRWISEKSKGELSNELSVEGEHKVATEPTDLKRPLVRARTFEILDTVGSGPSSEHLKEPVERMEAEIKGSALKLEHGVSRETVSFSSPKRNVGTHGIGRDNPGNGKERNVSDEAVAAYHDSTDDPEKLREMERKKGSLIFEHNFQTYSNIPTTNMMTASMMTASMSSESGSMGVGSLYSSMMDSAMLGSIHSLGGLEAPVVDPIPRPASVGLPVMHSIEDATPELKHVVSHRPPLRVQKSTEEMALELQQEIAKRGPTTRSPSPDSLSVDFVARREAENMVKEKSSRKPVKNKLMETSSSSVKKEEMDNEEKEQDDRENENKSSSSSSNGLKSDRNEVSAEESSYKTLPQITGSPRVSRELSENTPIVSGGSTLKREKDTGERTPIPKSERQISTVSVKDVDSIPLVFGYIGPQDEDEEQDKAKEEAKEAHAEGEDEKHQSIFPMFIDLNDIPTPSVDEAEKREAAKGKSQSSAVYMYIEADTPSPKSRRKRRSESDGAALSKSFESHAEAEFTSLPPVLAASAPLTDVKQQQDVKKAESKKVETHEGSDEGGSKEKKGFFMFIEAEPSSKVGSPKLRKRPLPPPKKKNENAMTRSAPSDSILFSTPESSSKLMTKSVIDREEFIAQPPTRKNVSLNDKINESSTSRDASFVSGIPRPIHILRSKGSSKSSSRAKPLPHKRDVSSHRDSSLSQTKEEHTSETNDMATSRDVSVSELGPSQSVPLSGISSVSHPQENEVSEVSDVSSLLSSIERSNEPSDQGNTEPRSRLGEDLLRMFLNEINTDVTIQIGEKRIKAHKCILASRCVYFAAMLSGHWVESAGNVIKLQGFSHDSVLVALKHIYSGTSTVPEGVRVGELAALADMLALDGLKDVISLHLKAKMCHFFHKPCSGCLEGVLDVLPIAGAYCLDELYHRCLRWVAKHFVVVLPTRNYAALPPEVQDRCLKQLLDDMSVSNVIDTALGCERVLSSLPMVRWAQPVFDSAAQLLEAATSFIAANMSGVLVSERFIALGRDSGWSIDSLQDTMRVACELIRPDQAVLSHIQLAKFLEQSQEDGLPEVSETFLNFLETLLNQVEKFMIHNANRVAVCRKWPMLSPGTQRRIKDAALVVVEFSRPSVPRPRLSSSSRRLRGSSSDGSGTPGRAGDHRLMRSASATAVPTSQRTSVRRPPASGQDPTRCQTPPASLSRPRTQTPPPTRASTLRAQARQAAIQRSQSARTVAERPRRPRQGTDTSTEEDTHSSNKRTTPVGGFTRGATFTRSLSRPDPGRPHAHTPARVSGPSSSRPRTPGPTESSHLPRRTTAVHRTPSHTTTGSSASEDEIPHRKPNTATRGQTLTFLNEGSGNETKLARTQSTEPRPQTPTRRPEFRSSFTNLSKTGQSQQEGQPSPQLRSDSGTHTPRTPKASKTEPRRQIDVKNGNVVARSKGAAMGRRATRSPMRESGRPIGLGTGRGTSPTPSATLTSSVTGSRSRSSSVTSRPAGNTVTLPPAVGSRSNTFCKDDSTGPNQ, encoded by the exons CCGTAAGACAGCGCACCAAAGGTCTCTCACTTCCCCGGTCGACTTCCCTACAGCTGAGGTATGAACGCGAAAGATTGGAACTACAAAAAAGGGTCACTGAGCAGCTGGTGTCTGATGTGTTTGG TTTGTACGAAAAGTCGCTGTTTGTGGACTTGAAGCTTGAGGCATCACGAGGCAACGTTTACTGTCACCAGTTGTTTTTTGCTGCTCGTGTTCCAGCTCTTTGGCGTCTACTTCAGGAAATTGCTAAATTTCAGCGGCCTGTCAAAAAGCAACCTGAGTCTCTAGTTTGCATCAAGCTGCCCAATGTTGAGTACAAGGAACTTCAAAAATTTACTCG GAGTCTATACAGCGATGATAGCAATCGGGCAGCTGGTGTAGCATTAAAGCGGAAGCTGCAGGACACCTTGGCAGTTCTCCAGCAAAGGGCATTACTTCGTAATAACCAAATTCGAATTGAGAGACTAAGCAGTGATGAAGAGCATCATGTCCAACGACTTATCCTAAAACAGCTCCAGCTGGGACAGTTGAGTGAGAAAAGGGGAAATATACAAGAAGTGGAATGGTTTATCAGCAGCAATGGTGTACAGTGTACCTATCAGACCAGTGTCCTGTCTGATACAGATTCAAACAGCACAGTTACTGTGAAGCCACAGATAATACGAAATAGTCTTAGTACATCAAAATCTGTTAGGCCAAAGTCTAGTCGAAAGATTTGTGCTCAAAAACCAAAGTCATTGGGGAACACAATGAACATTACGAATCATACTGTTGTAAATATTAATAAGTGTGAAATAAAGGAAAAGCAGCAAGTGAGTTTAAGTGAAGAAGTCTGtagtaattgtgataatgatgtaCAGGATGGTACTGATAGTTCTGCGACACTGACCAGAAAAGGGAAAATCTCATTAAAAGGGCCCCTACCAACTAAACGATCATCCAATGATGAGCCATCTCCTAGTGGGCTTTCTAATCAGGAATCTCCGGTCTTCAATGTTTCAATGATTAAAGAATTACAAACTTCCCCCATGCAAGTCAGTGGAGAGTCCTTTCAGGATAAACTGAGAGACAAGCGGGAAACTTCACCTTCCCATTCTCAAAAGTCTTCCAACTCTGAATCTACTCCCATTGACTTAATTTACAAGGATGAACATAAGGGTGCAGTAGTTTATTCAAATGGGAATGCAGGCCCATTTTATCCAGAGAGTGTAAGGGTCAAAGAAGGCAAATCACACACGTACAGTGCAATGTCTGGCACAAAAGAAAATGCATCAACCCATCAGGCTAATGTTTCACGcaggcaacagcagcaacagccttCTCAGTCTGTGTCTACCTCAAAAACCTTTTTACAGcggaaaagtttctcttttgggGCAGAATCTCAGGACAGTGCAGATATGGATAATAATAGTGTAAGTAACAATGGTAGTGATCATAGATTGAGCAATCTACATGAAACTTCAAGCCTTGAAGTAGAACTTCCCAGCAGTCATGAAGAAAATTCAAGTAGCCATGATTCTGATGAGAGTCCAGCAGTGGCCTCTAAAAGATGGATATCTGAAAAATCTAAAGGAGAATTAAGTAATGAACTTTCAGTAGAAGGGGAACATAAGGTAGCAACAGAACCTACTGATCTCAAGAGACCGCTGGTGAGAGCCAGAACATTTGAGATCTTAGATACAGTTGGCAGTGGGCCTTCTAGTGAACATTTAAAAGAGCCAGTAGAGAGAATGGAGGCAGAAATTAAAGGATCTGCCTTAAAATTGGAACATGGAGTTTCTAGGGAAACTGTAAGTTTCAGCTCACCCAAAAGGAATGTAGGAACACATGGTATAGGAAGAGACAATCCAGgtaatggaaaagaaagaaatgtgtcaGATGAAGCTGTAGCTGcataccatgacagtactgatgACCCAGAGAAGTTaagagaaatggaaagaaagaagGGCTCTTTAATATTTGAACATAACTTTCAAACATATTCTAACATCCCTACTACCAACATGATGACTGCAAGCATGATGACAGCAAGTATGAGCTCTGAAAGTGGTAGTATGGGCGTTGGATCTTTATATAGCAGCATGATGGACAGTGCTATGCTTGGTAGTATTCACTCATTAGGGGGTTTAGAGGCACCAGTTGTTGACCCCATTCCTCGTCCAGCATCTGTTGGCCTTCCTGTCATGCATTCTATAGAAGATGCAACTCCTGAGTTAAAACATGTTGTAAGTCACCGTCCTCCACTAAGAGTTCAGAAGAGTACAGAAGAGATGGCATTGGAACTTCAGCAAGAGATAGCCAAGAGAGGACCAACAACTCGATCACCCTCTCCAGATTCACTTAGTGTTGATTTTGTTGCCAGAAGAGAAGCAGAAAAcatggtaaaggagaagagttcCAGAAAACCTGTCAAAAATAAATTGATGGAAACTAGCAGTTCAAGTGTAAAAAAAGAGGAGATggataatgaagaaaaagaacAAGATGACAGAGAAAATGAGAACAAGAGTAGTAGTTCAAGTAGTAATGGATTGAAGTCAGATAGAAATGAAGTTTCAGCTGAAGAGTCTTCATATAAAACCTTGCCTCAGATAACGGGGAGTCCCAGGGTAAGTAGAGAACTATCTGAAAACACACCAATTGTCTCGGGTGGATCTACTCtgaagagagagaaggacacAGGAGAGAGGACACCAATCCCCAAAAGTGAGCGTCAAATTAGTACAGTGTCAGTTAAGGATGTAGACTCTATACCTCTTGTATTTGGTTACATTGGTCCtcaggatgaagatgaagaacaaGATAAAGCTAAAGAAGAAGCCAAGGAAGCTCATGcggaaggggaggatgaaaaaCATCAGTCAATTTTCCCAATGTTTATAGATCTGAATGACATACCAACTCCATCAGTAGATGAGGCTGAGAAGAGGGAAGCAGCAAAAGGCAAGAGCCAGTCATCTGCAGTTTACATGTACATAGAAGCAGATACACCCTCCCCTAAGTCTAGAAGAAAAAGGAGGTCAGAGAGTGATGGTGCTGCACTCTCAAAGTCTTTTGAATCCCATGCAGAGGCAGAattcacttcacttccaccagttcttGCAGCTTCAGCTCCATTGACAGATGTCAAACAACAGCAAGATGtaaaaaaagctgagagcaagAAGGTTGAAACTCATGAGGGATCTGATGAAGGTGGTAGCAAAGAGAAGAAAGGATTTTTCATGTTTATTGAGGCAGAGCCTTCTTCAAAAGTAGGATCTCCAAAACTAAGAAAACGacctttacctcctcccaaaaaaaagaatgaaaatgcaaTGACCAGATCAGCTCCCAGTGATTCCATTCTGTTTTCAACCCCAGAAAGCTCCAGCAAACTAATGACAAAGTCAGTGATTGATAGAGAAGAATTTATTGCTCAACCCCCCACAAGAAAAAATGTGAGCCTAAATGACAAAATAAACGAATCTTCTACTTCAAGAGATGCATCATTTGTATCAGGTATCCCAAGACCTATACATATTCTTAGAAGTAAAGGATCTTCTAAATCTAGCAGTAGAGCAAAACCTTTACCACATAAAAGGGATGTTAGTTCTCACAGAGACAGTTCACTTTCTCAGACTAAAGAAGAGCATACTTCAGAAACGAATGACATGGCCACAAGTCGAGATGTATCAGTGTCAGAACTAGGACCCTCCCAAAGTGTACCTTTAAGTGGTATTTCATCAGTAAGTCATCCTCAAGAAAATGAAGTATCTGAGGTCTCAGATGTGAGCAGCCTTCTCAGCAGCATTGAACGTTCAAATG AGCCTTCAGACCAGGGAAACACAGAACCACGCTCAAGATTAGGGGAAGACTTGTTGCGTATGTTCCTTAATGAAATTAACACTGATGTTACAATACAG ATTGGTGAGAAGCGAATAAAAGCCCACAAATGCATTTTGGCTTCACGATGTGTCTACTTTGCTGCTATGCTCTCAGGACACTGGGTTGAAAGTGCTGGCAATGTCATAAAATTACAGGG GTTTTCGCATGATTCCGTATTGGTGGCACTGAAGCACATCTACAGTGGGACAAGCACAGTGCCAGAGGGAGTGAGGGTTGGGGAGTTGGCAGCTTTGGCAGATATGCTGGCACTGGATGGAttaaaagatgtgatttcattgCATCTTAAGGCCAAAATGTGCCACTTCTTTCACAAG CCGTGTTCAGGGTGTCTCGAAGGAGTGTTGGATGTGTTACCCATTGCTGGTGCCTATTGTCTTGATGAACTCTATCACCGTTGTCTACGCTGGGTAGCCAAACACTTTGTTGTTGTGCTGCCAACTAGAAACTATGCTGCCCTTCCTCCAGAGGTGCAGGACCGATGCCTTAAACAGCTACTAGACGATATG AGTGTGAGCAACGTGATAGACACTGCTCTGGGATGTGAAAGGGTACTGTCATCCTTACCAATGGTACGATGGGCTCAGCCTGTATTTGATTCTGCAGCTCAGTTACTAGAGGCAGCAACCAGTTTCATTGCTGCCAACATGAGTGGAGTGTTGGTTTCTGAAAG GTTTATTGCCTTGGGGCGTGATAGTGGTTGGAGCATAGACAGTTTACAAGACACAATGCGTGTGGCATGTGAGTTGATACGTCCTGACCAAGCTGTTCTCTCACACATTCAGCTGGCTAAGTTTCTTGAACAGAGCCAAGAGGATGGACTACCTGAAGTCTCTGAG ACCTTCTTAAACTTTCTGGAGACCTTGCTGAATCAGGTAGAGAAATTCATGATTCACAATGCCAACCGAGTAGCAGTGTGTCGCAAGTGGCCCATGCTTTCTCCTGGCACACAACGGAGGATTAAGGATGCTGCTTTAGTGGTCGTTGAATTCTCACGTCCCAGTGTCCCAAGACCAAGGCTCTCTTCTTCCAGTAGG AGATTAAGAGGCAGTAGCAGTGATGGCAGTGGCACCCCTGGTCGAGCTGGTGACCACAGATTGATGCGTAGTGCAAGTGCCACAGCTGTTCCAACTTCTCAGAGAACAAGTGTAAGGCGGCCACCTGCATCAGGTCAAGATCCCACCCGCTGCCAGACTCCGCCAGCTAGTCTTTCCCGTCCTCGCACCCAAACTCCACCGCCAACACGAGCCTCTACTCTGCGGGCTCAGGCAAGGCAGGCAGCTATACAGAGATCACAGTCTGCTCGAACTGTAGCAGAACGTCCTCGAAGACCTAGACAG GGAACTGATACTTCAACAGAAGAAGACACTCACTCTAGTAATAAACGAACAACTCCTGTAGGAGGCTTCACACGTGGTGCAACCTTTACCCGTTCGTTATCACGGCCAGATCCAGGTCGGCCACAtgcccacaccccagccagagTGTCAGGTCCCTCATCTTCCCGGCCACGCACTCCTGGACCTACAGAATCATCCCATTTGCCTAGGAGAACCACAGCTGTCCATCGTACACCTAGTCACACT
- the LOC139764328 gene encoding uncharacterized protein isoform X1, with product MDRQSVRQRTKGLSLPRSTSLQLRYERERLELQKRVTEQLVSDVFGLYEKSLFVDLKLEASRGNVYCHQLFFAARVPALWRLLQEIAKFQRPVKKQPESLVCIKLPNVEYKELQKFTRSLYSDDSNRAAGVALKRKLQDTLAVLQQRALLRNNQIRIERLSSDEEHHVQRLILKQLQLGQLSEKRGNIQEVEWFISSNGVQCTYQTSVLSDTDSNSTVTVKPQIIRNSLSTSKSVRPKSSRKICAQKPKSLGNTMNITNHTVVNINKCEIKEKQQVSLSEEVCSNCDNDVQDGTDSSATLTRKGKISLKGPLPTKRSSNDEPSPSGLSNQESPVFNVSMIKELQTSPMQVSGESFQDKLRDKRETSPSHSQKSSNSESTPIDLIYKDEHKGAVVYSNGNAGPFYPESVRVKEGKSHTYSAMSGTKENASTHQANVSRRQQQQQPSQSVSTSKTFLQRKSFSFGAESQDSADMDNNSVSNNGSDHRLSNLHETSSLEVELPSSHEENSSSHDSDESPAVASKRWISEKSKGELSNELSVEGEHKVATEPTDLKRPLVRARTFEILDTVGSGPSSEHLKEPVERMEAEIKGSALKLEHGVSRETVSFSSPKRNVGTHGIGRDNPGNGKERNVSDEAVAAYHDSTDDPEKLREMERKKGSLIFEHNFQTYSNIPTTNMMTASMMTASMSSESGSMGVGSLYSSMMDSAMLGSIHSLGGLEAPVVDPIPRPASVGLPVMHSIEDATPELKHVVSHRPPLRVQKSTEEMALELQQEIAKRGPTTRSPSPDSLSVDFVARREAENMVKEKSSRKPVKNKLMETSSSSVKKEEMDNEEKEQDDRENENKSSSSSSNGLKSDRNEVSAEESSYKTLPQITGSPRVSRELSENTPIVSGGSTLKREKDTGERTPIPKSERQISTVSVKDVDSIPLVFGYIGPQDEDEEQDKAKEEAKEAHAEGEDEKHQSIFPMFIDLNDIPTPSVDEAEKREAAKGKSQSSAVYMYIEADTPSPKSRRKRRSESDGAALSKSFESHAEAEFTSLPPVLAASAPLTDVKQQQDVKKAESKKVETHEGSDEGGSKEKKGFFMFIEAEPSSKVGSPKLRKRPLPPPKKKNENAMTRSAPSDSILFSTPESSSKLMTKSVIDREEFIAQPPTRKNVSLNDKINESSTSRDASFVSGIPRPIHILRSKGSSKSSSRAKPLPHKRDVSSHRDSSLSQTKEEHTSETNDMATSRDVSVSELGPSQSVPLSGISSVSHPQENEVSEVSDVSSLLSSIERSNEPSDQGNTEPRSRLGEDLLRMFLNEINTDVTIQIGEKRIKAHKCILASRCVYFAAMLSGHWVESAGNVIKLQGFSHDSVLVALKHIYSGTSTVPEGVRVGELAALADMLALDGLKDVISLHLKAKMCHFFHKPCSGCLEGVLDVLPIAGAYCLDELYHRCLRWVAKHFVVVLPTRNYAALPPEVQDRCLKQLLDDMSVSNVIDTALGCERVLSSLPMVRWAQPVFDSAAQLLEAATSFIAANMSGVLVSERFIALGRDSGWSIDSLQDTMRVACELIRPDQAVLSHIQLAKFLEQSQEDGLPEVSETFLNFLETLLNQVEKFMIHNANRVAVCRKWPMLSPGTQRRIKDAALVVVEFSRPSVPRPRLSSSSRRLRGSSSDGSGTPGRAGDHRLMRSASATAVPTSQRTSVRRPPASGQDPTRCQTPPASLSRPRTQTPPPTRASTLRAQARQAAIQRSQSARTVAERPRRPRQGTDTSTEEDTHSSNKRTTPVGGFTRGATFTRSLSRPDPGRPHAHTPARVSGPSSSRPRTPGPTESSHLPRRTTAVHRTPSHTTTGSSASEDEIPHRKPNTATRGQTLTFLNEGSGNETKQLARTQSTEPRPQTPTRRPEFRSSFTNLSKTGQSQQEGQPSPQLRSDSGTHTPRTPKASKTEPRRQIDVKNGNVVARSKGAAMGRRATRSPMRESGRPIGLGTGRGTSPTPSATLTSSVTGSRSRSSSVTSRPAGNTVTLPPAVGSRSNTFCKDDSTGPNQ from the exons CCGTAAGACAGCGCACCAAAGGTCTCTCACTTCCCCGGTCGACTTCCCTACAGCTGAGGTATGAACGCGAAAGATTGGAACTACAAAAAAGGGTCACTGAGCAGCTGGTGTCTGATGTGTTTGG TTTGTACGAAAAGTCGCTGTTTGTGGACTTGAAGCTTGAGGCATCACGAGGCAACGTTTACTGTCACCAGTTGTTTTTTGCTGCTCGTGTTCCAGCTCTTTGGCGTCTACTTCAGGAAATTGCTAAATTTCAGCGGCCTGTCAAAAAGCAACCTGAGTCTCTAGTTTGCATCAAGCTGCCCAATGTTGAGTACAAGGAACTTCAAAAATTTACTCG GAGTCTATACAGCGATGATAGCAATCGGGCAGCTGGTGTAGCATTAAAGCGGAAGCTGCAGGACACCTTGGCAGTTCTCCAGCAAAGGGCATTACTTCGTAATAACCAAATTCGAATTGAGAGACTAAGCAGTGATGAAGAGCATCATGTCCAACGACTTATCCTAAAACAGCTCCAGCTGGGACAGTTGAGTGAGAAAAGGGGAAATATACAAGAAGTGGAATGGTTTATCAGCAGCAATGGTGTACAGTGTACCTATCAGACCAGTGTCCTGTCTGATACAGATTCAAACAGCACAGTTACTGTGAAGCCACAGATAATACGAAATAGTCTTAGTACATCAAAATCTGTTAGGCCAAAGTCTAGTCGAAAGATTTGTGCTCAAAAACCAAAGTCATTGGGGAACACAATGAACATTACGAATCATACTGTTGTAAATATTAATAAGTGTGAAATAAAGGAAAAGCAGCAAGTGAGTTTAAGTGAAGAAGTCTGtagtaattgtgataatgatgtaCAGGATGGTACTGATAGTTCTGCGACACTGACCAGAAAAGGGAAAATCTCATTAAAAGGGCCCCTACCAACTAAACGATCATCCAATGATGAGCCATCTCCTAGTGGGCTTTCTAATCAGGAATCTCCGGTCTTCAATGTTTCAATGATTAAAGAATTACAAACTTCCCCCATGCAAGTCAGTGGAGAGTCCTTTCAGGATAAACTGAGAGACAAGCGGGAAACTTCACCTTCCCATTCTCAAAAGTCTTCCAACTCTGAATCTACTCCCATTGACTTAATTTACAAGGATGAACATAAGGGTGCAGTAGTTTATTCAAATGGGAATGCAGGCCCATTTTATCCAGAGAGTGTAAGGGTCAAAGAAGGCAAATCACACACGTACAGTGCAATGTCTGGCACAAAAGAAAATGCATCAACCCATCAGGCTAATGTTTCACGcaggcaacagcagcaacagccttCTCAGTCTGTGTCTACCTCAAAAACCTTTTTACAGcggaaaagtttctcttttgggGCAGAATCTCAGGACAGTGCAGATATGGATAATAATAGTGTAAGTAACAATGGTAGTGATCATAGATTGAGCAATCTACATGAAACTTCAAGCCTTGAAGTAGAACTTCCCAGCAGTCATGAAGAAAATTCAAGTAGCCATGATTCTGATGAGAGTCCAGCAGTGGCCTCTAAAAGATGGATATCTGAAAAATCTAAAGGAGAATTAAGTAATGAACTTTCAGTAGAAGGGGAACATAAGGTAGCAACAGAACCTACTGATCTCAAGAGACCGCTGGTGAGAGCCAGAACATTTGAGATCTTAGATACAGTTGGCAGTGGGCCTTCTAGTGAACATTTAAAAGAGCCAGTAGAGAGAATGGAGGCAGAAATTAAAGGATCTGCCTTAAAATTGGAACATGGAGTTTCTAGGGAAACTGTAAGTTTCAGCTCACCCAAAAGGAATGTAGGAACACATGGTATAGGAAGAGACAATCCAGgtaatggaaaagaaagaaatgtgtcaGATGAAGCTGTAGCTGcataccatgacagtactgatgACCCAGAGAAGTTaagagaaatggaaagaaagaagGGCTCTTTAATATTTGAACATAACTTTCAAACATATTCTAACATCCCTACTACCAACATGATGACTGCAAGCATGATGACAGCAAGTATGAGCTCTGAAAGTGGTAGTATGGGCGTTGGATCTTTATATAGCAGCATGATGGACAGTGCTATGCTTGGTAGTATTCACTCATTAGGGGGTTTAGAGGCACCAGTTGTTGACCCCATTCCTCGTCCAGCATCTGTTGGCCTTCCTGTCATGCATTCTATAGAAGATGCAACTCCTGAGTTAAAACATGTTGTAAGTCACCGTCCTCCACTAAGAGTTCAGAAGAGTACAGAAGAGATGGCATTGGAACTTCAGCAAGAGATAGCCAAGAGAGGACCAACAACTCGATCACCCTCTCCAGATTCACTTAGTGTTGATTTTGTTGCCAGAAGAGAAGCAGAAAAcatggtaaaggagaagagttcCAGAAAACCTGTCAAAAATAAATTGATGGAAACTAGCAGTTCAAGTGTAAAAAAAGAGGAGATggataatgaagaaaaagaacAAGATGACAGAGAAAATGAGAACAAGAGTAGTAGTTCAAGTAGTAATGGATTGAAGTCAGATAGAAATGAAGTTTCAGCTGAAGAGTCTTCATATAAAACCTTGCCTCAGATAACGGGGAGTCCCAGGGTAAGTAGAGAACTATCTGAAAACACACCAATTGTCTCGGGTGGATCTACTCtgaagagagagaaggacacAGGAGAGAGGACACCAATCCCCAAAAGTGAGCGTCAAATTAGTACAGTGTCAGTTAAGGATGTAGACTCTATACCTCTTGTATTTGGTTACATTGGTCCtcaggatgaagatgaagaacaaGATAAAGCTAAAGAAGAAGCCAAGGAAGCTCATGcggaaggggaggatgaaaaaCATCAGTCAATTTTCCCAATGTTTATAGATCTGAATGACATACCAACTCCATCAGTAGATGAGGCTGAGAAGAGGGAAGCAGCAAAAGGCAAGAGCCAGTCATCTGCAGTTTACATGTACATAGAAGCAGATACACCCTCCCCTAAGTCTAGAAGAAAAAGGAGGTCAGAGAGTGATGGTGCTGCACTCTCAAAGTCTTTTGAATCCCATGCAGAGGCAGAattcacttcacttccaccagttcttGCAGCTTCAGCTCCATTGACAGATGTCAAACAACAGCAAGATGtaaaaaaagctgagagcaagAAGGTTGAAACTCATGAGGGATCTGATGAAGGTGGTAGCAAAGAGAAGAAAGGATTTTTCATGTTTATTGAGGCAGAGCCTTCTTCAAAAGTAGGATCTCCAAAACTAAGAAAACGacctttacctcctcccaaaaaaaagaatgaaaatgcaaTGACCAGATCAGCTCCCAGTGATTCCATTCTGTTTTCAACCCCAGAAAGCTCCAGCAAACTAATGACAAAGTCAGTGATTGATAGAGAAGAATTTATTGCTCAACCCCCCACAAGAAAAAATGTGAGCCTAAATGACAAAATAAACGAATCTTCTACTTCAAGAGATGCATCATTTGTATCAGGTATCCCAAGACCTATACATATTCTTAGAAGTAAAGGATCTTCTAAATCTAGCAGTAGAGCAAAACCTTTACCACATAAAAGGGATGTTAGTTCTCACAGAGACAGTTCACTTTCTCAGACTAAAGAAGAGCATACTTCAGAAACGAATGACATGGCCACAAGTCGAGATGTATCAGTGTCAGAACTAGGACCCTCCCAAAGTGTACCTTTAAGTGGTATTTCATCAGTAAGTCATCCTCAAGAAAATGAAGTATCTGAGGTCTCAGATGTGAGCAGCCTTCTCAGCAGCATTGAACGTTCAAATG AGCCTTCAGACCAGGGAAACACAGAACCACGCTCAAGATTAGGGGAAGACTTGTTGCGTATGTTCCTTAATGAAATTAACACTGATGTTACAATACAG ATTGGTGAGAAGCGAATAAAAGCCCACAAATGCATTTTGGCTTCACGATGTGTCTACTTTGCTGCTATGCTCTCAGGACACTGGGTTGAAAGTGCTGGCAATGTCATAAAATTACAGGG GTTTTCGCATGATTCCGTATTGGTGGCACTGAAGCACATCTACAGTGGGACAAGCACAGTGCCAGAGGGAGTGAGGGTTGGGGAGTTGGCAGCTTTGGCAGATATGCTGGCACTGGATGGAttaaaagatgtgatttcattgCATCTTAAGGCCAAAATGTGCCACTTCTTTCACAAG CCGTGTTCAGGGTGTCTCGAAGGAGTGTTGGATGTGTTACCCATTGCTGGTGCCTATTGTCTTGATGAACTCTATCACCGTTGTCTACGCTGGGTAGCCAAACACTTTGTTGTTGTGCTGCCAACTAGAAACTATGCTGCCCTTCCTCCAGAGGTGCAGGACCGATGCCTTAAACAGCTACTAGACGATATG AGTGTGAGCAACGTGATAGACACTGCTCTGGGATGTGAAAGGGTACTGTCATCCTTACCAATGGTACGATGGGCTCAGCCTGTATTTGATTCTGCAGCTCAGTTACTAGAGGCAGCAACCAGTTTCATTGCTGCCAACATGAGTGGAGTGTTGGTTTCTGAAAG GTTTATTGCCTTGGGGCGTGATAGTGGTTGGAGCATAGACAGTTTACAAGACACAATGCGTGTGGCATGTGAGTTGATACGTCCTGACCAAGCTGTTCTCTCACACATTCAGCTGGCTAAGTTTCTTGAACAGAGCCAAGAGGATGGACTACCTGAAGTCTCTGAG ACCTTCTTAAACTTTCTGGAGACCTTGCTGAATCAGGTAGAGAAATTCATGATTCACAATGCCAACCGAGTAGCAGTGTGTCGCAAGTGGCCCATGCTTTCTCCTGGCACACAACGGAGGATTAAGGATGCTGCTTTAGTGGTCGTTGAATTCTCACGTCCCAGTGTCCCAAGACCAAGGCTCTCTTCTTCCAGTAGG AGATTAAGAGGCAGTAGCAGTGATGGCAGTGGCACCCCTGGTCGAGCTGGTGACCACAGATTGATGCGTAGTGCAAGTGCCACAGCTGTTCCAACTTCTCAGAGAACAAGTGTAAGGCGGCCACCTGCATCAGGTCAAGATCCCACCCGCTGCCAGACTCCGCCAGCTAGTCTTTCCCGTCCTCGCACCCAAACTCCACCGCCAACACGAGCCTCTACTCTGCGGGCTCAGGCAAGGCAGGCAGCTATACAGAGATCACAGTCTGCTCGAACTGTAGCAGAACGTCCTCGAAGACCTAGACAG GGAACTGATACTTCAACAGAAGAAGACACTCACTCTAGTAATAAACGAACAACTCCTGTAGGAGGCTTCACACGTGGTGCAACCTTTACCCGTTCGTTATCACGGCCAGATCCAGGTCGGCCACAtgcccacaccccagccagagTGTCAGGTCCCTCATCTTCCCGGCCACGCACTCCTGGACCTACAGAATCATCCCATTTGCCTAGGAGAACCACAGCTGTCCATCGTACACCTAGTCACACT